One genomic region from Tripterygium wilfordii isolate XIE 37 chromosome 20, ASM1340144v1, whole genome shotgun sequence encodes:
- the LOC119986555 gene encoding uncharacterized protein LOC119986555 — protein sequence MARGFEETVGSDSDFSTWSVPELISFLRSSFRDAEYDAVESVLVSREGKLKAEIERKAHDNNLCQEIQAFLLAREEKRKTQIRTIMEKEETMRKEYEVELLKKTNLENELQKCRAEVLELGVRNSQISEEIKQCRDREDTLKSEMESAKRRAETEVEMWKRRFRDLEMGISNLEKDTSELMELQNMENVVPENIVTDEMILEKEANENLEILTDGNRVDVKIEADTINCNDDLKSDSAVVVNSGSSRPPSNAIIEIIDSDDDWDAGGSLVSKDRALDSANSGQTGKGNGTRLLKRKQPSSPFLGENEGGRTVDHKEDVDDSILIGQHEIQKATELITGPVNSIVNNCSAIATASGSHNGEKVLSQETKRQCGEKTRADAIRKFMNGLSLLSLPEGLLDGLESSSSSSSSSSFDSEDD from the exons ATGGCTCGTGGCTTTGAAGAAACCGTGGGTTCGGATTCTGATTTCAGTACATGGAGCGTTCCGGAGCTGATTTCGTTTCTGAGATCTTCCTTTCGCGATGCCGAGTATGATGCGGTGGAGTCGGTTTTGGTCTCACGTGAAGGCAAACTGAAGGCCGAGATTGAGAGGAAAGCGCATGACAACAATCTCTGCCAGGAAATCCAGGCATTTCTGCTGGCTCGAGAGGAGAAGCGAAAGACTCAGATTCGGACCATTATGGAAAAGGAAGAAACGATGAGAAAAGAATACGAGGTGGAGCTATTGAAGAAGACTAATCTGGAAAACGAACTCCAGAAATGCCGGGCAGAGGTCTTGGAGCTGGGAGTTAGGAATTCGCAGATAAGCGAGGAAATAAAGCAATGTCGAGATCGGGAAGACACTCTTAAGAGTGAAATGGAGTCTGCAAAAAGGAGGGCAGAGACAGAGGTGGAGATGTGGAAGAGAAGATTTAGGGATTTGGAAATGGGGATTTCAAACTTGGAGAAAGATACTTCAGAGTTGATGGAGTTGCAGAATATGGAGAATGTGGTACCTGAAAACATTGTTACTGACGAAATGATTCTGGAGAAAGAAGCAAATGAGAATTTGGAAATTTTGACTGACGGAAATAGAGTAGATGTCAAAATTGAAGCCGACACCATCAATTGCAATGATGATTTGAAGTCTGACAGTGCTGTTGTGGTAAATTCAG GTAGCTCAAGACCTCCATCAAATGCCATTATTGAGATTATTGATAGTGATGATGACTGGGATGCTGGAGGATCTTTGGTTTCAAAAGATAGGGCTTTAGACAGTGCTAATTCAGGCCAGACAGGTAAGGGAAATGGGACCAGATTGCTCAAAAGAAAACAACCTTCAAGTCCATTCTTAGGTGAGAACGAGGGTGGGAGAACTGTTGATCATAAGGAAGATGTTGATGATAGTATTCTGATTGGTCAACATGAGATACAGAAAGCTACTGAGCTGATTACTGGGCCTGTTAATTCTATTGTCAATAATTGCTCTGCCATCGCTACTGCTTCTGGTAGTCACAATGGTGAAAAGGTCTTGAGCCAAGAGACAAAGAGACAATGTGGAGAGAAAACGAGGGCAGATGCAATTCGAAAATTTATGAATGGCTTAAGTTTGCTTTCGCTTCCAGAGGGTCTTTTGGATGGCCTTGAAAGTTctagctccagctccagctccagttCCTTTGACTCTGAAGATGACTAA
- the LOC119986570 gene encoding 3-phosphoinositide-dependent protein kinase B-like, with the protein MEQYRQIGEVLGSLKALMVLQDDIQINQRQCCLLLHIFSLAFSFIAEGIKQNLKLEERNTKWKVLEQPLRELHRVFKEGELYVRYCLDNKDWWGKAISFHQNKDCVEFHIHNLLSYFPTAIEAIETAGEIAGLDSEEMQRRRVVLAKKYDKEWNDPKLFQLRFGEEYLVPRDICSQFESACREDKWLLVEAIKEKRNSGSLTKNEMQFGDLLLKKLNGSEQYNGKLFPSSILLGAKDYQVRRRLGGGSHHKEIQWMGENFVMRHFFGEIEPLNSEIPILLSLSHPHILQYLFGFYNEEKKECFLVMELMNKDLLSYMKENTSPRRRILFSPPVVVDLMLQIARGMEYLHSRKIYHGDLNPSNILLKSRNSSQGYVHAKISGIGLKSAKNHTSRYSPSSQTETNPVIWYAPEVLAEKEKIERPSSSKYTEKADVYSFGMLCFELLTGKVPFEDGHLQGDKMSQNIRAGGRPLFPFPSPKYLVNLTKKCWQTDPCQRPNFSSICRVLRYIKKFLTMNPDNGQPDMLSPPVDYSELEAAFLKKYSTETSVDLASVSQIPFQMFAYRLAEKERTSASFKERNFEPAREVASTNGDEFFSVVEDPVITSNDTKSVYSDVRSVCTIDVLSAISEVPEKKIQSDTRSVCSEAPDKKTLLMKKPKPINVNLKGKKSSGTQRAQSAKPPPFSPCGRSFNRAKPSPLVLSPMSSDRRRRSAQVFVSDSERS; encoded by the exons ATGGAGCAATACCGTCAAATAGGCGAGGTTCTGGGAAGCCTGAAGGCTCTGATGGTCTTGCAAGATGATATTCAGATCAATCAGCGGCAGTGTTGTTTGCTTCTTCACATTTTCTCTTTGGCATTTAGTTTTATCGCAGAGGGAATCAAACAGAATCTGAAACTAGAAGAGAGGAACACCAAGTGGAAAGTCCTTGAACAGCCTTTGAGGGAGCTTCACAGGGTCTTCAAAGAAGGAGAACTCTATGTGAGGTATTGCTTGGATAACAAAGATTGGTGGGGCAAAGCAATCAGCTTCCATCAGAATAAAGACTGTGTTGAGTTTCACATTCACAATTTGCTATCTTACTTCCCGACTGCAATCGAGGCCATTGAGACTGCTGGGGAGATCGCGGGACTCGATTCTGAGGAGATGCAAAGGAGGAGAGTTGTGCTAGCGAAAAAATATGATAAAGAGTGGAATGACCCTAAACTCTTTCAGTTAAGATTTGGGGAGGAGTATTTAGTCCCTCGAGATATTTGTAGCCAATTTGAGAGTGCTTGTAGGGAAGATAAATGGCTTCTGGTGGAAGCCATCAAAGAGAAAAGAAATTCAGGATCCCTCACAAAGAATGAGATGCAGTTTGGCGACCTACTGCTCAAGAAACTAAATGGGTCAGAGCAGTATAATGGGAAGCTTTTCCCAAGTTCAATCCTACTTGGAGCTAAGGATTACCAAGTAAGACGGCGACTAGGAGGGGGAAGCCATCATAAGGAAATCCAATGGATGGGGGAGAATTTTGTTATGAGGCACTTCTTTGGGGAGATTGAACCTTTGAATTCTGAGATTCCTATCCTTCTTTCGCTTTCTCATCCACATATACTACAATACCTTTTCGGGTTCTATaatgaggaaaagaaagaatgtTTTCTTGTGATGGAGTTGATGAACAAGGATCTCTTATCCTACATGAAAGAGAATACTAGCCCTAGGAGGAGGATTTTGTTCTCTCCCCCAGTTGTAGTTGATCTCATGCTTCAGATTGCAAGAGGCATGGAATATCTTCACTCCCGAAAGATCTATCATGGAGATTTAAACCCTTCTAACATCCTACTTAAATCAAGAAACTCCTCCCAAGGTTATGTTCATGCGAAAATATCTGGAATCGGATTAAAATCTGCTAAGAATCATACTTCTCGATACTCACCATCTTCCCAAACTGAGACCAACCCTGTAATTTGGTATGCACCAGAAGTTCTGGCTGAGAAAGAAAAGATAGAAAGGCCCTCCTCTTCCAAGTACACAGAAAAAGCTGATGTATACAGTTTTGGGATGCTATGTTTTGAGCTTTTGACTGGGAAAGTTCCTTTTGAAGATGGGCATCTTCAAGGAGACAAGATGAGTCAAAATATAAGAGCAGGAGGGAGGCCGCTCTTCCCATTTCCTTCACCAAAATATCTAGTGAACTTAACCAAAAAGTGCTGGCAAACAGATCCCTGTCAGCGCCCAAACTTTTCATCTATATGTCGGGTTCTACGCTACATCAAGAAATTCCTGACAATGAATCCTGACAACGGTCAGCCTGATATGCTGTCACCGCCTGTTGATTATTCTGAATTAGAGGCAGCTTTTCTAAAGAAGTACTCTACGGAGACCAGCGTTGATCTAGCTTCAGTCTCACAAATTCCATTTCAAATGTTTGCTTATAGACTTGCTGAGAAAGAGAGAACTTCTGCCAGCTTTAAGGAGAGGAACTTTGAACCGGCAAGGGAAGTAGCCTCAACTAATGGAGATGAATTTTTTTCTGTGGTGGAAGATCCAGTTATTACGTCGAATGATACAAAGTCAGTCTATTCTGATGTAAGGTCAGTTTGTACAATTGATGTGTTGTCAGCCATCTCCGAGGTCCCAGAAAAGAAAATTCAGTCTGATACAAGGTCAGTTTGCTCCGAGGCTCCAGACAAGAAAACGCTTTTAATGAAGAAGCCGAAGCCTATCAATGTGAACCTCAAGGGCAAAAAGAGTTCAG GGACACAGAGAGCGCAATCGGCAAAACCACCTCCATTTAGTCCTTGTGGCCGGAGTTTTAACCGAGCAAAGCCCTCACCCTTGGTACTGAGCCCCATGAGCTCTGACAGGAGGAGAAGATCTGCTCAAGTTTTTGTCTCAGATTCTGAGAGATCCTAG